In Heyndrickxia vini, the sequence GAATGATAAAGCTGTTTATAAAAAATTCGTGGATATGCATCATAATGGGCCTTTTACTACAATCCGCAGCCTATTAAATGTAAAAAGCAATCGTCCTCCCATCTCGATTGACGAGGTAGAGCCAATTGAGTCAATCTTTAAACGGTTTAAAACCGGTGCAATGTCATATGGCTCACTAAGCAAGGAGGCCCACGAAGCACTCGCCATCGCGATGAATCGAATTGGCGGTAAAAGCAATAGCGGTGAGGGCGGCGAAGAAATTGAGCGCTCCTTAGATGGCAATTTAAGAAGAAGTGCGATAAAACAAGTAGCTTCAGGACGATTCGGAGTCACTAGTTTCTATTTATCCGAAGCGGAAGAAATCCAAATCAAAATGGCCCAAGGCGCAAAACCCGGTGAAGGCGGACAATTACCCGGAAGTAAAGTATACCCTTGGATTGCTGAAGTTAGAGGGGCAACACCTGGAGTCGGACTTATCTCCCCTCCTCCCCATCATGACATCTATTCAATTGAAGATCTTGCACAATTGATTTTTGATTTAAAAAGTGCGAATCCGAATGCGCGTATTAGTGTTAAATTAGTCGCCAAGGCTGGTGTAGGTACAATTGCAGCCGGAGTTGCGAAAGGTCTCGCTGATACCATTTTAATTAGTGGACATGATGGAGGAACAGGAGCATCCCCGAAAACGAGTATTAAGCATACGGGAATTCCATGGGAAATCGGGCTCGCCGAAACCCATCAAACCCTTTTATTAAACGGACTTCGCAATCGTGTGAAACTAGAGGCTGATGGAAAGCTAATGACTGGGAAAGACGTTATTATTGCTGCATGTTTAGGTGCAGAGGAATTTGGATTTGCAACAGCACCTTTAGTCGTACTTGGCTGTTTGATGATGCGTGCCTGCCATTTGGACACGTGCCCAGTCGGAATTGCGACACAAAATCCGAAGCTACGTGAAAAATTCATGGGAAATCCCGATCATATCGTTAACTATATGACTTTTATCGCCGAAGAAGTTCGTGAAATTTTAGCTAAAAACGGCTATCGAAAGCTAGATGAAATAGTCGGCCAAACACAATTGCTCCAACCTAGAGAGGACATAAATAATCATTGGAAAGCGAAAACGTTAAATTTATCAAAGCTTTTATTTAAAACGCCAAACGTTCAGACGGCTCATATATGTATGGAAAAGCAAAATCACGAACTAGAAAACAGATTCGATCAGCATACATTGATCCCACAATTAAAGCCTTATGTGGATCATGCACAACATGTGAAACGCAGTTTTTTAATACAAAATACAGATCGAGCTGTTGGCACCCTTCTCGGACATTCCATAACAAAAAAATATGGTCCAAATGGATTGCCTAAGGATTTAATCAAACTGACTTTTAATGGTTCTGCCGGCCAAAGTTTTGGCGCATTTATTCCAAAGGGCTTACATTTCACATTAGTTGGTGACGCCAATGATTATGTAGGAAAAGGTCTATCGGGCGGAACATTAATTATTAAACCAAACGATCTATGGAATTATGATGGTGATCAAGCCATCATAGGAAATACGACCTTTTTCGGCGCTACTTCTGGAGAAGCCTTTATTAAAGGTACAGCTGGCCAACGATTTTGTGTGCGTAACAGTGGTGTGAATGCTGTTGTTGAGGGGGTCGGCGACCACGGTTGTGAGTATATGACGGGTGGGAAAGCAATCATTTTAGGCTCAATTGGAAAAAACTTCGGTGCAGGTATGTCAGGTGGAGTTGCCTATATTTATTCTGGGCTCACCAACGACGAAGAAGTAATGAAGAACATTAATTTTGAAATGATTAATATTGAAAATACGTTAACAAATGAAGAGAAAATTGACATCTATCAAATGATTTTAAAGCATTATTTATATACGGGCAGTAAAAAGGCTAAGGATATATTAAAGAACTGGAATAGAGCAAGTAATTATTTCCTTAAAGTCATTCCGAATGAGTACAAAAATATGATCGATATAATCAATCAACTAGAAAGTCAAGGGATGACTAATAAAGACGCCTCATTAACGGCTTTCCAACTCAAAAAGGAAGGGAAAACGATTGAATCAGTTAATAGCCCCACATTGGGAATATCACTTTAAAAAGGAGTGAGTGAGAATGGCTACTTCTACGGAATTTATCGATATAAAAAGGGCTAAGCCTTTAGAAGTTGAACCCGTTGAACGCGTGAAAGATTGGAACGAATATCAAAAACCTTTTTCAGAAAAAAAGGTAAAACAACAAGCGTCGCGTTGCATGGATTGCGGCACACCATTTTGCCAAATTGGACTGAACATCAATTCGAGTACGAGCGGATGTCCCTTATATAATCTGATTCCCGAATGGAATGCGTTAGTCCATCAAGGAAAATGGTGTGAAGCATTTTTACGCTTAGCGAAAACAAATAATTTCCCTGAGTTTACCGCAAGAGCATGTCCCGCACCTTGTGAAGGTTCATGCACGGCGGGCATACCAAGTGAACCCGTTACAATTAAAAGCATTGAAAAAGCGATTATCGACCGCGCCTTTTCAGAAGGTTGGGTCAAACCACGAATCCCGCGCAAAAAAACCGGACTAAAAATAGCGGTTATCGGTTCGGGTCCAGCTGGTTTAACAGCAGCTGATGATCTCAATCAATTAGGACATTCCGTTACAGTTTTTGAACGCGAGGACCGTTTCGGCGGTCTTCTCATGTATGGGATTCCTAATATGAAAATTGATAAATCACATGTTCAAAGAAGAATTGATTTATTAAAAGAGGAAGGTATTGAGTTTCGAGCGAATATCAATGTTGGAGTTGATCTTTCAATAGAAGAACTTCAATCATCTTTCGATTCAGTCTTATTATGCATCGGGGCAGAAAAGCCGCGGGAGCTTACGATTGAAGGCCGGCAATTAGAAGGAATATATCCTGCAATGGAATATTTAACTGCGAGCACAAAACATTACTTACAACCATCTCATTCCAATGAACCGAAAATTACTGCGAAAGATAAACGAGTCATTGTCATCGGCGGTGGTGATACTGGAGCCGATTGTGTCGCTACTGCCCTTCGTCAAGGCTGCAAAAGTGTCATTCAGTTCGGAAAACATGGGAAGTTACCGTTGCGAAGACAGAAGGATAATCCATGGCCAGAAAACCCTCATGTATTTTCACTTGATTATGCCTATGAAGAGGCGGTTAATCTTTTTGGTGAAGATCCAAGACAATATTTTATTCAAACACAATCCTTTATTGGGAATGAAAACGGTGAAGTAAAAGGATTAAAAACGACTTATTTTAATCAAGATGATCAAGAAACACGCTATTGGGAAGCAGACCTTGTTCTCATAGCCATTGGTTTTGAAGGGGTAAAAGATGAATATTTCCAAACAATCAACCGTTCGAACAACCGAATCTCCACTCCAACTAACAGCTATCAAACAAACCTCGAAGGAGTGTATACAGCCGGCGATGCCCGCAGGGGCCAAAGTTTGATTGTTTGGGCCATTCAAGAAGGGAAAAAAGCTGCATTGGAGATTGATAATTTTTTAAAAGCAAGGCATTGTTAAAATATCAAAACCAATGGCACTTTTCTAAGAGATTGTTGCATTCAATATATCAAACGCGCAGAGTGGATTGGAGCGGAAGGCACTTGACTCCTGCGGGATATGCTGGACAGATGAGACCCCGCAGGAGAGAAGCGACGAGGAGGCTCATCGCCAGCCCCGCGGAAAGCAAGTGCCTGGAGCGGAAAGGAACGGTCATTGTTTATTTCAAAAC encodes:
- a CDS encoding glutamate synthase subunit beta: MATSTEFIDIKRAKPLEVEPVERVKDWNEYQKPFSEKKVKQQASRCMDCGTPFCQIGLNINSSTSGCPLYNLIPEWNALVHQGKWCEAFLRLAKTNNFPEFTARACPAPCEGSCTAGIPSEPVTIKSIEKAIIDRAFSEGWVKPRIPRKKTGLKIAVIGSGPAGLTAADDLNQLGHSVTVFEREDRFGGLLMYGIPNMKIDKSHVQRRIDLLKEEGIEFRANINVGVDLSIEELQSSFDSVLLCIGAEKPRELTIEGRQLEGIYPAMEYLTASTKHYLQPSHSNEPKITAKDKRVIVIGGGDTGADCVATALRQGCKSVIQFGKHGKLPLRRQKDNPWPENPHVFSLDYAYEEAVNLFGEDPRQYFIQTQSFIGNENGEVKGLKTTYFNQDDQETRYWEADLVLIAIGFEGVKDEYFQTINRSNNRISTPTNSYQTNLEGVYTAGDARRGQSLIVWAIQEGKKAALEIDNFLKARHC